The following proteins are encoded in a genomic region of Novosphingobium sp. PP1Y:
- a CDS encoding TetR/AcrR family transcriptional regulator translates to MDQSLETVDPPARSGSRDRTERWPELLEVAAELFAEKGYDGTSLRDIAERMGMLKGSLYHYISGKSDLLVHVMREAHHRGLRSISALAREEGPAIERLEAIVVAHGRYVCTERIFTAGFFEARKHLPAARAAEFAADERDYRLRVEALIVRGQEEGALRPDLDPKLTALCLLGFLNSLHLWVRPNGIHSIRRICEHAVMLGLDGLRRR, encoded by the coding sequence ATGGATCAGTCACTCGAGACCGTCGATCCGCCAGCCCGGAGCGGGAGCAGGGACCGCACCGAGCGCTGGCCGGAATTGCTGGAAGTTGCGGCGGAACTCTTCGCTGAAAAAGGATACGACGGCACTTCGCTGCGCGATATTGCCGAGAGGATGGGTATGCTCAAGGGCAGCCTCTATCACTACATTTCGGGAAAGAGTGACCTGCTTGTTCACGTTATGCGCGAGGCTCACCATCGGGGCCTGCGCTCGATCTCTGCGCTTGCGCGAGAGGAGGGGCCGGCAATCGAGCGGCTGGAAGCGATCGTCGTCGCCCATGGACGCTACGTCTGCACCGAGAGGATTTTCACGGCCGGATTTTTCGAAGCGCGCAAGCACTTGCCCGCGGCGCGCGCGGCGGAATTCGCGGCCGATGAGAGGGACTACCGCTTGCGGGTCGAGGCGCTGATCGTCCGCGGGCAGGAGGAAGGCGCCCTGCGCCCTGACCTCGATCCCAAGCTGACAGCGCTGTGCCTGCTCGGCTTTCTCAATTCGCTTCACTTGTGGGTGCGCCCCAATGGCATCCACTCGATCCGCCGCATCTGCGAGCATGCTGTGATGTTGGGGCTCGATGGGTTGCGGCGACGATGA
- a CDS encoding MFS transporter, producing the protein MTKEASFSPVSSAPFSFPPMARRSMVVAALSTAVEWYDFTLYLYFATVLARVFFGAGASSMTETLGGFAVAYLMRPLGALVFGHLGDRFGRRVAMLGSMAMMTAAMAATALLPTHAQAGPLAGVLLIALRCLMSFSVGGEYTGVVAYLLEGATQERRGLVTSCASAASEIGALTAAGAAALTVCVIPETALVSWGWRLPFLFGAALAGVVLIARATLEETPEFTRQQRTGKVPRRPIRQTLARQRIAISRGFAISALGSITYYVGITYVPVFLDATGTMPEARALSISTLAALTVILVTPLTGLLSDRFGRRPVLLALALGGIALPTSLFAAMTSGGVATWAGAFIMAALGGAVSAVGAVSTAEQFPGEGRLSGLALGATTATALFGGLTPLVAHLIVTQSGWAGAPGAMIALVALCVFAVFWQMPETAPARTEA; encoded by the coding sequence ATGACCAAGGAAGCCAGTTTCTCCCCCGTGAGCAGCGCACCCTTTTCCTTCCCTCCAATGGCCCGGCGCTCAATGGTCGTGGCGGCGCTGTCAACGGCGGTGGAGTGGTACGACTTCACGCTCTACCTCTACTTCGCGACGGTACTGGCCCGCGTGTTCTTCGGCGCCGGCGCGAGCTCGATGACCGAGACGCTGGGCGGATTTGCAGTGGCCTACCTCATGCGCCCCTTAGGCGCTCTGGTATTCGGCCACCTTGGCGACCGGTTCGGGCGGCGCGTTGCAATGCTGGGCTCGATGGCGATGATGACAGCGGCGATGGCGGCAACCGCCCTGCTGCCGACACATGCACAGGCCGGGCCTCTCGCGGGCGTCCTGCTGATCGCGCTACGCTGCCTCATGTCGTTCTCGGTTGGCGGAGAGTACACAGGCGTCGTCGCCTACCTGCTGGAAGGCGCCACCCAAGAACGACGCGGGCTGGTTACCAGCTGTGCTTCGGCGGCCAGCGAGATCGGCGCCTTGACCGCGGCGGGAGCGGCGGCGCTGACGGTATGCGTCATACCTGAAACCGCACTCGTCAGCTGGGGCTGGCGCCTACCCTTCCTGTTCGGCGCGGCGCTGGCAGGCGTGGTGCTGATCGCTCGTGCCACGCTGGAGGAAACACCCGAATTCACCCGCCAGCAACGCACGGGGAAAGTGCCCCGGCGGCCGATCCGCCAGACGCTGGCGCGCCAGCGCATCGCCATAAGCCGCGGCTTTGCGATTTCGGCGCTGGGATCGATCACCTATTATGTGGGCATTACGTATGTGCCGGTCTTTCTCGATGCCACCGGCACCATGCCCGAAGCGCGTGCATTGTCGATCTCGACGCTCGCGGCGCTGACGGTAATCCTGGTGACGCCGCTAACCGGGCTCCTTTCCGACCGGTTCGGCCGCCGCCCGGTTCTGCTGGCTCTGGCGCTCGGCGGTATCGCGCTGCCGACCAGCCTGTTCGCGGCAATGACCAGCGGCGGTGTGGCGACGTGGGCGGGCGCCTTCATCATGGCAGCGCTGGGCGGCGCAGTAAGCGCGGTAGGCGCGGTAAGCACGGCCGAACAGTTCCCCGGCGAGGGTCGCCTCAGCGGCCTCGCACTCGGCGCGACGACGGCGACCGCCCTGTTCGGCGGCCTAACTCCGCTCGTTGCCCATCTTATCGTGACGCAAAGTGGCTGGGCGGGCGCGCCGGGAGCCATGATCGCCCTGGTAGCTCTCTGCGTGTTCGCAGTATTCTGGCAGATGCCCGAAACGGCGCCAGCGAGAACCGAAGCCTGA
- a CDS encoding glycoside hydrolase family 3 protein: MIEPASGGTDPLTIDDAARAWVERLRDTMSAEEKVGQLFVFSTSQDSREELAPLLALKPGGINRFPRPDLAAFRDATMFAIESSNVPPIFTGDIEGGTISYPFATAVPNIMGLAACDDLATTEAVARLVARESRVLGYDWSFGPVVDINSAFRSAIVGTRSFGSDPDRVLAQASVYARVLQEEGVAACLKHWPGDGFDERDQHLVTSVNPLSVEEWHELYGRIYGSLIRAGVMTVMSAHIAFPAYIRARMPDAGREAFQPASVSRLLNEELLRGELGFKGLIISDATGMGGLTSWMERSEAVPALIENGCDMFLFSRAPEQDYRLMIDGLRKGLLSEARLEEAITRILSLKARLGLHLREPEERLAPLEQMRAGLQQSADVRKANAASGQSITLVKDVQDLLPLDPIRHRRIVAVMEEGFSFWDGALGRGYGPIIGELTQRGFEVRAYDPDNMPTREDTDLVLYLVGQEATPSAAHIYLDFVKLHGTNRKAMTQFAQEIPTALISFGQPYYLFDAPHMKTSINAYSSIESVQRETARRLVGEAPFTGVSPVDAFCGLEQLKW, from the coding sequence ATGATTGAGCCTGCTTCGGGGGGCACCGATCCGCTCACCATCGACGATGCCGCCCGGGCCTGGGTGGAACGCCTGCGCGATACGATGAGCGCCGAGGAAAAAGTCGGTCAGCTCTTCGTGTTCTCCACCTCGCAGGACAGCCGCGAGGAGCTGGCGCCATTGCTGGCCCTCAAGCCCGGTGGCATCAATCGCTTTCCCAGGCCCGATCTCGCTGCCTTTCGCGATGCGACGATGTTCGCCATTGAAAGCAGCAATGTGCCGCCGATCTTCACCGGCGACATCGAAGGGGGCACGATCAGCTATCCCTTCGCGACGGCAGTCCCGAACATCATGGGCCTTGCCGCTTGCGACGACCTGGCGACAACCGAAGCGGTGGCGCGACTTGTCGCACGCGAGAGCCGGGTATTGGGCTACGACTGGTCGTTCGGTCCTGTGGTCGACATCAATTCCGCCTTTCGCAGCGCGATCGTCGGTACCCGCTCTTTCGGTTCCGATCCGGATCGTGTCCTTGCACAGGCCAGTGTCTATGCTCGCGTCCTGCAGGAGGAAGGCGTCGCCGCATGCCTCAAGCATTGGCCGGGCGATGGTTTCGATGAGCGCGATCAACACCTTGTCACCAGCGTCAATCCGCTGTCGGTCGAGGAATGGCATGAACTCTACGGACGCATCTACGGCTCCTTGATCCGCGCCGGGGTGATGACGGTCATGTCGGCCCATATCGCATTCCCGGCATACATCCGTGCGCGTATGCCCGATGCCGGTCGCGAAGCGTTTCAGCCGGCCAGCGTTTCACGCCTGCTGAACGAGGAACTGCTGCGCGGAGAGTTGGGCTTCAAGGGCCTGATCATATCCGATGCCACCGGCATGGGCGGCCTTACGAGCTGGATGGAACGATCCGAAGCCGTTCCGGCCCTGATCGAGAACGGGTGCGACATGTTCCTGTTCAGCCGTGCACCCGAGCAGGATTATCGTTTGATGATCGATGGGCTGCGCAAGGGCCTGCTATCCGAGGCGCGGCTCGAGGAGGCGATCACCCGCATTCTCTCGCTTAAGGCTCGTCTGGGCCTGCACTTGCGCGAGCCGGAAGAACGCCTCGCGCCCCTCGAGCAGATGCGCGCGGGGTTGCAGCAGTCTGCAGATGTCCGGAAGGCCAATGCGGCCTCGGGCCAGAGCATCACCTTGGTCAAGGATGTGCAGGATCTCCTGCCGCTTGATCCCATTCGCCACCGTCGCATCGTGGCAGTCATGGAGGAGGGGTTCAGCTTCTGGGATGGCGCATTGGGCCGTGGATATGGCCCCATTATCGGGGAATTGACGCAGCGCGGCTTCGAGGTTCGGGCTTATGATCCCGACAATATGCCGACACGCGAGGATACCGATCTCGTGCTCTACCTCGTGGGGCAGGAAGCGACGCCAAGCGCCGCGCACATCTACCTCGATTTCGTGAAGCTGCACGGGACCAATCGCAAGGCAATGACGCAGTTTGCCCAGGAAATTCCGACAGCATTGATTTCCTTCGGTCAGCCTTACTATCTCTTCGATGCGCCGCACATGAAGACCAGTATCAATGCCTACAGCTCGATTGAATCGGTCCAGCGCGAAACGGCGCGGCGCCTCGTTGGCGAAGCACCGTTTACTGGCGTGAGCCCCGTCGATGCGTTCTGTGGCCTCGAACAGCTCAAGTGGTAA
- a CDS encoding TonB-dependent receptor, protein MSLKVAIRVSAVSVLSLGAALAVSAPAFAQEAADEVQPGDIVVTAQKRTERLQDVPLAVTAVSAESLAARQINDTNSLVTAIPSLSFQQGANPTNTSFRIRGVGTALFGQGVESSVSVVVDGVVAVRSAQGFSELADIERIEVLRGPQGTLFGKNASAGVISITTARPSDVLEGKGEITVAEHNEYRARGTVSGPITDTLRARVSGFYSDVQGITRNIGTGKWVNGSKSWGLRGKLEWEATSNLTFLLTGEYKKTDSDCCASTLISIVNPVLQSVVGPIDASRKNRTINEDTDTYANSKSQTYSLQANWDLGGSTVTSITAYQKYDLEVNQPIDRINATTPIYLGPPSFAPYTLWNQNHGIVDLSAWSQELRIANNGTSDFNYVLGAFYMHSDIDRPFDRRRARCTAGVVGEPCASTNIVWQSAQSRIRLKQDSIAAFGQADYRLVGGLRAIGGIRVQYEKGTNSGVRTAPIVAGDNVFPGNASTSGTFSAHDTAVTGKAGLQYEFSRNAQVYGTYTRGYKGLGYEMEISADLANQNAIQPEHVNAYEIGFKGSTADRTLSISAALFQADYSNLQVQANRSDPNTGVIRFTTTNAGSSRTRGFEIEATMRPSDSFSVNAAVTYAQSRIDIDGLNCALQLQAGAPVMTGTPINVCYRTSAGATPQQNLRGRPLQASPDWRISVVPRYDYEGDRFNAFAQIGVNFTSAQYLSSELDPLTIQPAYTLVDASVGVSTADKRYNLTVFVKNLFDTNYLTNIGHNSLMSTVANPYDLVATYNKDSSRYFGATFGVRF, encoded by the coding sequence ATGTCTTTGAAAGTCGCTATTCGCGTGTCCGCCGTGTCTGTATTGTCGCTGGGCGCAGCTCTGGCTGTCAGTGCGCCCGCCTTCGCCCAGGAAGCCGCTGACGAGGTTCAGCCGGGCGATATCGTCGTAACCGCGCAGAAGCGCACTGAGCGCCTTCAGGACGTTCCCCTTGCCGTCACTGCGGTGAGTGCGGAATCGCTTGCCGCGCGCCAGATCAACGATACCAACTCGCTTGTCACTGCCATTCCTTCGCTGTCGTTCCAGCAGGGCGCAAACCCAACCAACACAAGCTTCCGAATCCGCGGCGTCGGTACGGCGCTGTTCGGTCAGGGTGTGGAATCTTCGGTTTCCGTCGTGGTGGACGGCGTTGTCGCCGTACGCTCGGCACAGGGCTTCTCGGAGCTCGCCGACATCGAGCGGATCGAAGTTCTGCGGGGCCCGCAGGGCACCCTGTTCGGCAAGAACGCGTCTGCCGGCGTGATCAGCATAACCACCGCGCGTCCCTCCGACGTGCTGGAAGGCAAGGGTGAGATTACTGTCGCCGAGCACAATGAGTATCGTGCACGCGGCACTGTTTCGGGCCCGATCACCGACACGCTGCGTGCCCGCGTTTCCGGCTTCTATAGCGATGTCCAGGGCATCACCCGCAACATCGGCACCGGCAAATGGGTCAACGGCTCGAAAAGTTGGGGTCTGCGCGGCAAGCTGGAATGGGAGGCCACCAGCAATCTGACCTTCCTGCTGACGGGTGAATACAAGAAGACCGACTCGGATTGCTGCGCATCGACGTTGATCTCCATTGTGAATCCGGTTCTGCAGTCGGTCGTCGGGCCGATCGATGCATCGCGCAAGAACCGCACGATCAACGAAGATACTGACACCTACGCGAACAGCAAGTCGCAGACATACTCGCTTCAGGCCAACTGGGACCTGGGTGGATCGACGGTCACCTCGATCACCGCGTACCAGAAGTATGATCTGGAGGTTAATCAGCCCATCGACCGTATCAACGCAACTACGCCGATCTACTTGGGCCCCCCGTCCTTCGCGCCTTACACGCTCTGGAACCAGAATCACGGGATCGTCGATCTCAGTGCCTGGTCGCAGGAACTGCGCATCGCAAACAACGGTACCTCGGACTTCAACTACGTCCTTGGCGCGTTTTACATGCACAGTGACATCGACCGTCCGTTCGACCGCCGCCGTGCACGTTGCACCGCTGGCGTCGTGGGCGAACCGTGCGCCAGCACGAATATCGTGTGGCAATCGGCTCAGAGCCGCATCCGCCTGAAGCAGGACAGCATCGCTGCGTTCGGTCAGGCCGACTACCGTCTTGTCGGTGGTCTGCGTGCTATCGGCGGTATTCGCGTGCAGTATGAAAAGGGCACAAACAGCGGCGTTCGCACTGCTCCGATCGTTGCCGGCGACAACGTGTTCCCTGGCAACGCAAGCACCAGCGGCACTTTCAGCGCACATGACACCGCTGTGACCGGCAAGGCCGGCCTGCAGTACGAATTCAGCCGCAATGCGCAGGTCTATGGCACCTATACCCGTGGCTACAAGGGCTTGGGCTACGAGATGGAAATCTCAGCCGATCTGGCCAATCAGAACGCGATCCAGCCTGAACACGTCAATGCCTACGAAATCGGCTTCAAGGGCAGCACCGCTGACCGTACGCTGAGCATCTCGGCAGCCCTGTTCCAGGCGGATTACTCGAACCTTCAGGTGCAGGCAAACCGTTCGGACCCGAACACAGGCGTTATCCGTTTCACGACCACCAATGCGGGCTCGTCGCGCACCCGTGGTTTCGAAATCGAAGCGACCATGCGTCCTTCGGACTCGTTCTCTGTCAATGCCGCCGTCACCTACGCACAGTCGCGTATCGACATCGATGGCCTGAACTGCGCGCTGCAGCTGCAGGCCGGTGCACCGGTCATGACCGGGACCCCGATCAACGTCTGCTATCGCACCAGCGCAGGCGCCACGCCTCAGCAGAACCTGCGCGGTCGCCCGCTGCAGGCCAGCCCGGATTGGCGCATCTCTGTGGTCCCGCGCTACGATTATGAAGGTGATCGTTTCAATGCCTTCGCTCAGATCGGCGTCAACTTCACCAGTGCGCAATACCTGAGCTCGGAACTCGATCCGTTGACTATCCAGCCTGCGTATACGCTTGTCGATGCATCGGTCGGCGTCTCGACCGCAGACAAGCGCTACAACCTGACGGTATTCGTGAAGAATCTGTTCGATACGAATTACCTGACCAACATCGGTCATAACTCGTTGATGTCGACCGTCGCCAATCCCTACGATTTGGTCGCTACGTACAACAAGGACTCCAGCCGTTACTTCGGCGCCACCTTCGGCGTCCGCTTCTAA
- a CDS encoding sulfatase: protein MDRRSFLATAMTTAAVCTSPAAMAANARRPRNVIVILCDDLGYGDLSITGARGIKTPNIDRMAREGRTFSQFYAAANLCTPSRAGLLTGRYPVRTGLGDKVILYNDDRVLPTSEVTIPTALKTAEYATGLFGKWHLGHRGPDWLPTHHGFDRFVGIPYSHDMSPLVLVRAEAGKEAHQVPTEITPLQQIFCEEAEQFITENAERPFFVELALSAPHLPCRPPAPFAGRSGAGAYGDSVEEVDDKVGRILALLRKLGIERDTLVLFTSDNGPWYEGSSGPLRQRKGGGGYDGASKVPMIAWSPGSVSASSHCDAIAMAIDFLPTCCALAGVPLPEVELDGKDISSLIFDGAEQSPHEELVLFDNEDPVAIRTQHWKFVSGDYFLAAFRPTDPKYPQLYDLRDDPAENYSKADRHPEVLADMRRRLERARERFAPFKRASQPRSSGAHA from the coding sequence GTGGACCGACGCAGTTTCCTCGCAACCGCCATGACGACCGCAGCGGTGTGTACTTCTCCGGCTGCCATGGCAGCGAATGCGCGCAGACCGCGCAATGTCATTGTCATCCTGTGCGACGATCTGGGCTACGGGGATCTGAGCATCACCGGCGCGCGTGGCATCAAGACGCCCAACATCGATCGCATGGCGCGCGAAGGGCGCACGTTCTCTCAATTCTATGCGGCGGCAAACTTGTGCACGCCCTCCCGGGCAGGACTGCTGACCGGCCGCTATCCCGTGCGCACGGGCCTTGGCGACAAGGTCATTCTCTACAATGACGACCGCGTCCTGCCGACGAGCGAAGTCACCATTCCCACCGCGCTCAAGACTGCAGAATATGCGACGGGATTGTTCGGCAAGTGGCATCTGGGTCACCGCGGACCGGACTGGCTGCCGACACATCATGGGTTCGATCGCTTTGTCGGCATCCCTTATAGCCATGACATGAGTCCGCTGGTTCTGGTCCGGGCGGAAGCGGGCAAGGAAGCGCACCAGGTTCCGACTGAAATCACTCCGCTTCAGCAGATCTTCTGCGAAGAGGCGGAGCAGTTCATCACCGAGAACGCGGAGCGGCCCTTTTTCGTCGAACTGGCGCTCAGTGCGCCGCACCTGCCGTGCCGCCCGCCTGCACCGTTCGCAGGTCGTTCCGGCGCGGGAGCCTATGGCGATTCGGTGGAAGAAGTGGACGACAAGGTCGGTCGTATCCTTGCTCTGCTGCGAAAGCTCGGGATCGAGCGTGACACGCTGGTTCTCTTCACCTCCGACAATGGCCCCTGGTATGAGGGCTCGAGCGGGCCGCTGCGCCAGCGCAAGGGCGGCGGCGGTTACGATGGTGCCAGCAAGGTGCCGATGATCGCCTGGAGCCCAGGATCCGTGTCCGCTTCAAGCCACTGCGATGCGATCGCCATGGCCATCGATTTTCTCCCTACCTGCTGTGCGCTTGCCGGTGTCCCGCTTCCCGAGGTCGAACTGGATGGAAAGGACATTTCCTCCCTCATATTCGACGGCGCGGAGCAGTCTCCCCATGAAGAGCTTGTCCTGTTCGACAATGAAGACCCTGTCGCGATCCGGACCCAGCACTGGAAGTTCGTCTCGGGTGACTACTTTCTGGCCGCCTTCCGGCCGACCGACCCGAAGTATCCGCAGCTTTATGACCTCAGGGACGATCCGGCCGAAAACTACAGCAAGGCCGACCGCCATCCCGAAGTGCTTGCCGACATGCGTCGCCGGCTTGAGCGTGCCCGCGAACGCTTCGCACCGTTCAAGCGCGCTTCGCAACCCAGATCTTCGGGCGCGCACGCATGA
- a CDS encoding LacI family DNA-binding transcriptional regulator: protein MTVSNVLNNRPVVQPATREAVLKAVKTLNYTPNSAARALASAATLRIGLIHHGAESALLSAILVGTLRAVSRLGAQLVMDTYDSADPITGVERFLKMDLDGLLLPPPLCEMVSAAGLPERYDTKMIALAPGGELPNMDCVRIDDEQATYEITRILLEKGHRRIGLVTLPGALVAVSRLRGYLRALGEFGIAPDMNLVWEARPTFDAGLELAERVLIEDRDATAVLAGNDDMAAAFVNVALRQNLSIPDDISIIGFDDSPIAVKIWPSLTTVRQPLAQIAEQATDRLVDALRNPNSANQISAKAIYVDFEVIERLSVGTARS from the coding sequence ATGACCGTTTCGAATGTGCTCAACAATCGACCTGTAGTGCAGCCTGCGACGCGCGAGGCCGTTCTCAAGGCGGTAAAGACACTCAACTACACTCCGAATTCTGCTGCACGAGCTCTGGCAAGCGCGGCTACGCTGCGCATTGGACTGATACATCACGGCGCTGAGAGCGCGCTTTTGAGCGCAATTCTGGTAGGCACCCTGAGGGCCGTCTCAAGACTGGGCGCACAGCTGGTGATGGATACGTACGATTCGGCCGATCCCATCACGGGAGTTGAGCGCTTTCTCAAGATGGATCTCGATGGCCTGCTGTTGCCGCCTCCGCTGTGCGAGATGGTCAGCGCAGCCGGTCTGCCGGAAAGGTACGACACCAAGATGATTGCCCTCGCCCCTGGCGGCGAGCTGCCCAACATGGATTGCGTGCGTATCGACGACGAACAGGCCACCTATGAGATCACGCGCATCCTGTTGGAAAAGGGGCATCGTCGCATCGGCCTCGTCACTTTGCCGGGCGCTCTCGTCGCAGTTTCCCGTCTGCGCGGATATCTTCGCGCACTCGGAGAGTTCGGCATCGCACCGGACATGAATCTGGTGTGGGAAGCACGACCTACTTTCGATGCAGGGCTGGAACTGGCCGAACGCGTGCTGATCGAAGATCGCGATGCAACTGCCGTCCTTGCCGGCAACGACGATATGGCAGCGGCGTTTGTAAACGTTGCCTTGCGCCAGAACCTGTCGATCCCCGACGATATTTCGATCATCGGATTCGACGATTCGCCGATTGCGGTAAAAATCTGGCCATCATTGACTACCGTCCGCCAGCCCCTTGCGCAGATCGCCGAACAGGCGACTGATCGATTGGTCGATGCCTTGCGAAATCCCAATAGCGCCAACCAGATCTCGGCCAAGGCGATCTATGTCGACTTCGAGGTCATCGAGCGCCTCTCCGTGGGTACTGCCCGGTCGTGA